Part of the Vanacampus margaritifer isolate UIUO_Vmar chromosome 12, RoL_Vmar_1.0, whole genome shotgun sequence genome, TCTCTTAAGCACTCCAAACATCTACATGCTTTAAAGATGGACTTCAGCAAAACACTCAGTTGGTTAAAAAGCAAATGGCGTTCCATTTATATAGCGCCGTTCTGACTTCAAGGTACTCAAAAGGCTTTTAAAACGTCACCTCATTCACGCAATGATGATAGCGTACGTGGCCGTGGTTGGAAATTAAATGTCTGCAGCACACAAAGACCCTGAGCCAGGCCTGgaatatttcacatttacaaGCAAACACTACAATTTCCTGCGGAGTGGCATCGTGATAGTCACCCCTGGCCTGAAAACCCGATTCAAGTGTTTATTAAAACATGAACAGCGGCAGCGTGATCCGAACACATTTCCGACACAGCGAGGACAAAGGCAGGACGCGGGTTGGAGTTTCTTCGTCTTGTTTTTTTGCGATAACATGAGCATTTTCTTGAATGTAAGGCGTGCAGGTTGTCAGGTGCGGTGAGTGACCAGGGGGTGTGTGGTCAGTGGTTCCGGCCGACGTGCTGCTCGGTATTGGACTCGGTTTCGGCCTCTTGATGCATGCGGCTGAGGAGTTCCACCAGGCTTTCCAGCTGCGGGTTCCCCCCAAACTCCCGGATCAGACGGTAAGACTCGGCCTCCAGCTCCCGCAGAGTCTGACGGGTGTATGCGAACGAGCCCACCTTCTCCAGATAGTCCACGCAGTAGCGCTTGATGTCCAGGTTGTCTGTGCGCTGCCTGAGGATGTTCTGCACCTGGGTGCTCTCCGGGCGCGACCAGATGGCGTGAATGGTGGGGAAGGAGAACTTGCCCTCCGTCAGGTCCTCGCAGAAACTCTTGTTCTCGCTGTACTCGCGCGAGCTCAGGTTGGCGTAGTCGTCGCGGATCTGGAAGAAGAGGCCCAGCGTGTCCAGGAGGGGCTTCAGGTCCTGCTTCCAGTCCGAGAAGAGCTGCATCAGGCCCACGGCCAGGCCGAAGAGACCCCCGGTTTTCTGCAGCACCATGTCGCGGTACTCGTTCTCGGTGGGGCAGGTGTACGTGTCCCTCCAGTGGATGTCCAGGCCCTGGCCGCGGTGCAGCTCCAGCAGCTGCCGGGTGAACACGCGCACGGCTTCGGGGTTGTTCAGCGTCAACACCTTCTCCAAACCCAGGAAGTACACGTAGTTGGCAGAGTTGATGACCGAGGGAATGCCGTAGATGCTGTGGGCCACGGGGAAGCCGCGCCGCAGATTGGAGCTGTCCTCGATGTCGTCTATGAGCAAGCTGGCGTTGTGCAACATCTCGGTCACTTGGATGATCACCTGAATTAGGAATACAAGGCAAACTCGAGTAAGTGACGGCTTCATTCATGCGGACTTGGCGCATAGAGGCACATTGTTGATGCGCTACAACTTGTATACAGCAGAGGGCGCCATGTTTACATGTTCTCTCACTCAAGGGCTGACACGTCAAATGGTGACTGAATGAATTACACGTCGACACGTCAGTAAATGAATGCCGACTAAACACCTCATCAcctcctaaaaaaaacattttatttagcattagaagacaAAAGGTGTCAGAAAAATATAAACATGAGAGTGAGAATTCTGCAGTATGTTCTGTAtgctcccactagtctaaacacggtattcagATTAATGTTTTCATATGTGTAAACATTAATTAAGCGGAAAAACCCacctgttttgattttgttttttttatatccatctcATTTGGCCTTGAACTGACACACAGgtggctgaaaatgacatcacagtgcctaaagggctagcaaacgtcacatgaccaaacccagaaaacgggtgtgatgtcatttttagtgacAGTAAGCAGCTATACaatacaaaatggccaccctgtGTGATGGTTAAAAACTGTGACAACAAATAGCTTCACCTGACCAtaaaccaaaataaaagttttcctcataatcagtcatttttttttaacatttaaaagcacAACTGTATCAGACTAACATAATTGGCCATACAAATcaccttacaaaaaaaaaaaacacggtttAATCCATAAAAAGTTTCTCTGGAAATGTCTACACTGACGTTAAATTACTAAAATGAAACACTATCTTCTCCTCTGAGAGGATAACGACACAAAGTAGTAAGTCAACTGCTGGCTTTGTGATTTGATGGCTGGTGGTGGGAATGAGAGCTGTTTGCACAAAGAGAGGCTCAGTGGGTCAGGCAGCTGGCCACGACCGCCTAAAACACAACCTCTCACTAACCCTGAAACCCTAGTGAGCCACTTTACACATTACTGTATGCTCTTGGACTGGGGTTCTCAAAGTTTTGGGCCCAGGGACACCTTAGATGCAGGGAAGAGAACGTTTCCAAGTCCTCCCTCACTCTTAACGCCACTTCAACATAaccattaggggtgggaatctttgaatgtctcacgattcgattccgatttttgggcctgcgattcgattcggaatcaattttcgattaagaactatttttgattcaaaatgatttgattgacaatgatttttgcttcaatttatagatgttcaaggaatcgtaatgatctactccagtctgactcgctaatgctaattagcacgctactcgcggcatttttatcactcggctccacgctgcaaaaaacaacttttattggaataacgtgattgtgactttttccttctactctctaatgtggttacaacttaacagtgtatcagatcgcgtggaaccacactgcccctaagtggccaaatcgggtacaacgtgaacagcgctcccaataaaggcacacacaaacaaaggggaagacagtgtaaaataattgaaataaaatcgattttgggacatttaaatcgattctgaatcgtactaaatcagaatcgcgattcttatgagaatctattttttgggcacacccctaataaccatgtgtttttttctttcaacctTTATATTAGAAAAGAGTAAGAAAGCACTAGAAATGCTCAATACATGCGGGGATGTCACCTTTATGTGCTATCTCACAATCATTTCAGAGCTTTTAACTGGCTCAATTTGGTTTAGTAGGGTTTTATTGGCACAACTGTATCTATATGGAGGTATgcctccctttaaaaaaaaatgatacattgtttttgttataaatTATTTTGCAGACAATAGTTTGACAACCACTTCTCTAGTATAACTTAAAACTGAACATGTTGAATTGTCAATCACACCATTGGTGTAATCTTTGAGTGACAGTCAGTTGCCTCCAATTAGTCAAGTGACATTGGCTTAGAAATGGCAAATACCGCCTATGCCGTCACAGCAAATTCAAAATTTCCATCAATAACGGTTCTAAGATAAGAGCGGCAGCAACAATTGCTATGGAATGTGCTTAGTCAGACTGCCATTGCCAAAGTGTTGCGTGCCTTGACTGATTCGCAAGTCGTCATTGATTAGCGCCACACTTTGCCGACTGTGGACGTCACAGTTTGCAAAAGCCACAAACAGTGATCTATTAACAATGCAGACAATGTCTTCGCCTCAAACAAATGCATTCAAGGCAATTTAGTTTGGGGCAGTCAGTCGTGagcaggctgttttttttttgtcatttagggAGGCTGCACAAGCAGAGTCGTACCAGACGAGGCAGCGGATGGAACGCATCATGCCCTTCGCCTCGGACCGAGACAGTACAGGAGGTCCTGTGTTCTGTTCATACAAcaatcaaatacaaaaacaacaccaactCCCTACTCGTGCTGCTTGATGGCATAATCTTATGCCACTACGCAAACTAGTTTTGTGCGATTTTGTATGCGAACAGCCATAACGAAATGACTGACCACTATATTCTGGGAAAGAATAAACTAGCGGTTTGGTCCATTTCAGGGCCCACTGCAATACAATCGGACTCAAGTCGAGTGGAACTTGCAATGTTCCACTCGACTGAGTAAAAAcggatattttttgttattgaaGCATCCAGCATTTAGGAGTAGCCACACGTTATGCGACTGCCATTCACTTCTGAGTGATGTCTTACAGAGGCTCCGACTCAAAACAGCATAAATGATGGCGTAATTGGTAGTTTGATGTATGCTATAgaaaatattgattctgaaagGAAAGGTTTTCTGTTTGGAATGGATTCATTTGTTGAGCACTGTACACGGGCCATTGAAATACACAACATTGTGACGCTAATAACCAT contains:
- the ggps1 gene encoding geranylgeranyl pyrophosphate synthase, whose translation is MDGDPEAASERILLEPYKYLLQLPGKQVRTKLAQAFNHWLNVPEDKLQVIIQVTEMLHNASLLIDDIEDSSNLRRGFPVAHSIYGIPSVINSANYVYFLGLEKVLTLNNPEAVRVFTRQLLELHRGQGLDIHWRDTYTCPTENEYRDMVLQKTGGLFGLAVGLMQLFSDWKQDLKPLLDTLGLFFQIRDDYANLSSREYSENKSFCEDLTEGKFSFPTIHAIWSRPESTQVQNILRQRTDNLDIKRYCVDYLEKVGSFAYTRQTLRELEAESYRLIREFGGNPQLESLVELLSRMHQEAETESNTEQHVGRNH